In Macadamia integrifolia cultivar HAES 741 chromosome 5, SCU_Mint_v3, whole genome shotgun sequence, a single window of DNA contains:
- the LOC122078120 gene encoding uncharacterized protein LOC122078120: MASHYDDDQTKMRIGYPPVTGYRPPSAVAYPGYPPNAHNGYPYTAPPPSAYYNNQQPAAPPYNSGDAYSLLPRIVISMITTLTMIGMLFFLIWLMIRPRYPIVNIESLMVSNFTIVDSEFNADWDLTYYIWNPNKKLDMRCNTIQILIFYGKNLLSTTSMQPLLLEKENATILHKKLETRQDKVSDGYMENDRKTGSMIVSVRLRILAKFQNGDSGTREHKLAVSCDYLRINFLGDTNNGKLAPGPAACTLYEV; encoded by the coding sequence ATGGCTTCACACTATGATGATGATCAAACAAAGATGAGAATTGGTTATCCTCCGGTAACTGGCTACCGTCCACCGTCGGCGGTGGCATATCCAGGTTACCCACCAAACGCCCATAACGGATATCCATACACTGCACCACCCCCAAGTGCTTACTACAACAATCAACAGCCGGCGGCGCCACCTTACAATTCCGGCGATGCCTACAGTCTCTTGCCGCGCATAGTTATCTCCATGATCACGACATTAACCATGATTGGGATGCTATTCTTCCTTATATGGCTCATGATCCGCCCAAGATACCCAATTGTCAATATCGAATCCCTCATGGTTTCCAATTTCACCATTGTAGATTCAGAATTCAACGCCGATTGGGATCTAACCTACTATATTTGGAACCCTAACAAGAAATTAGACATGAGATGTAATACTAtccaaattttgatattttacgGAAAGAATCTGTTGTCGACCACTTCGATGCAGCCATTGTTGTTGGAGAAGGAGAACGCGACGATATTGCACAAAAAGCTTGAGACGCGTCAGGATAAAGTTTCAGATGGGTACATGGAAAACGATCGGAAGACTGGATCTATGATTGTGAGTGTGAGATTGAGGATTTTGGCAAAGTTTCAGAATGGAGATTCAGGTACTAGGGAACATAAATTGGCTGTTTCCTGCGATTATTTGAGGATTAACTTTTTGGGTGACACCAACAACGGCAAGTTGGCTCCTGGACCTGCAGCTTGTACGCTTTATGAAGTCTGA